In Fibrobacter sp., one DNA window encodes the following:
- a CDS encoding putative DNA modification/repair radical SAM protein produces MDVRDKLNILAAAAKYDVSCSSSGSNRPAMKGGLGNGCSAGICHTWSSDGRCISLLKVLLSNACKYDCAYCVNRRSNDVPRATFTPKELVDLTLEFYRRNYIEGLFLSSAVIGTPDYTMELLIKVAKELRTVHRFGGYIHLKSIPGASTHLLHEAGLYADRSSVNIEIPSDKALQYLAPEKNHASILRPMNYLAERKIEYKADKSRYSPRFLPAGQSTQMIVGASGETDFQILTLSNGFYQQQQMKRVYFSGYVPINADKRLPVITTKPPLVREHRLYQADWLMRFYKFQYNEILDEQHPNLDLELDPKIAWALRHPEMFPIDIQTADYEMLLRVPGIGVKSAQLIAASRRYSKIRLETLKKMGVVMKRAKYFIYHPDTPAYLRRLYPEMIRQQLIVRPKPQQLDLFDSTNTLALPAPAASAAPATNLFISKSA; encoded by the coding sequence ATGGATGTGCGTGATAAGTTGAATATTCTTGCGGCTGCCGCAAAATATGATGTATCCTGTTCCTCCAGCGGATCCAATCGCCCTGCCATGAAGGGTGGGCTTGGTAACGGCTGTAGTGCTGGAATTTGCCACACATGGTCTTCCGATGGCCGCTGTATTTCTCTGCTGAAGGTGCTTTTGAGCAACGCCTGTAAGTACGATTGCGCCTATTGCGTCAATCGTCGCAGTAACGATGTTCCTCGAGCCACCTTTACGCCGAAAGAACTGGTTGACCTTACTCTGGAATTTTACCGCCGTAACTATATCGAGGGCTTGTTCCTTAGTTCTGCAGTCATTGGCACTCCTGATTATACCATGGAATTGCTAATCAAGGTGGCTAAGGAGCTGCGTACCGTCCATCGGTTTGGCGGTTATATCCACCTGAAGTCCATTCCAGGGGCGTCGACACACTTGCTACACGAGGCAGGCCTTTATGCTGACCGCAGTAGCGTGAACATCGAGATTCCGTCGGATAAGGCTTTGCAGTATCTGGCTCCGGAGAAGAATCATGCGTCCATATTGCGCCCCATGAACTATCTGGCTGAACGCAAGATAGAGTACAAGGCCGACAAGTCCAGATACTCCCCGAGGTTCCTGCCTGCGGGGCAGAGCACCCAGATGATTGTGGGCGCCTCCGGTGAAACCGATTTCCAGATTCTGACGCTGTCCAACGGATTCTACCAGCAACAGCAAATGAAACGCGTTTACTTCTCCGGGTACGTTCCCATCAATGCGGACAAGCGCTTGCCCGTCATTACGACGAAGCCCCCGCTGGTTCGCGAACACAGGCTGTATCAGGCCGATTGGCTTATGCGTTTCTACAAGTTCCAGTACAACGAGATTCTTGATGAACAGCATCCGAATTTGGACTTGGAGCTGGACCCGAAAATCGCCTGGGCCTTGAGGCATCCGGAGATGTTTCCCATCGACATCCAGACGGCAGACTACGAAATGCTATTGCGAGTGCCGGGAATCGGGGTGAAGTCGGCGCAGCTCATTGCTGCTAGTCGCCGTTACAGCAAGATTCGTCTGGAAACTCTGAAAAAAATGGGGGTGGTTATGAAGCGCGCCAAGTACTTCATTTACCATCCCGATACTCCCGCGTACCTCCGCAGGCTCTATCCCGAGATGATTCGTCAGCAACTGATTGTACGCCCGAAACCGCAGCAGCTTGACTTGTTCGACTCTACGAACACGCTGGCGCTGCCTGCACCTGCTGCAAGCGCGGCGCCCGCAACAAACCTTTTCATTTCTAAAAGCGCATAA